TCGCGCTCTCACCGACCCGTATGCCACAATAGACCCAGAAGCCAGCGAAACTGCTATTCGAGCCGAAGTTGGAAAAGTCCTACCCGCATTGGGGAAATTGCCGGGAACGTGGCATCACTGTTTAGTTGCTTTCAGCCACAATCGCTTACCCGCAATCGGTAAATTACCAAGCATAGAAGGTCTTCACATATTTTCCGGATTCAGCAATCCGCTGGTATTCGTACCGCCTCTAGCCCAAAGATTTGCCGCTTGGGCAGATGGAGATAACGATCCGATTATCGAACAAATTGCGATCGCACCCTAATCTATTGCCAAAATTTTGATTACCGGCATTGTCAACTTATTTTAGATTTTGGATTTTAGATTTTGGATTGGCTGGGTAATGAGCGAACAAAGCAACTTTCAAAAACAAAAAACGTCTTTGTTATAACCAGTAAAATTTTACCTTTAGTTACAGTTTTTTTTAGGCCAAGTTTATGCAATTAAAAATGTTCGCATTTGCCACAATATTGGCTCCCCTTTGCTTAGCAAATCTTGCACAAGCGCAAAACTCCCAACCGCTCGACTCCGACAGACAGACAGCCCAAGCGCGGCCAACAGCAGAACAAGTTCTCAACGCTTGCGTACAAAATCGCGCCGATACTCTGCCAATTCCCTTCACTGACGTATCGCCCAACGATTGGGCTTTTAAAGCAGTAATGAACCTGTATTACTGCGGTGCGATCGGCCCAAATACCCCTCCCGAAGTTATTGAAAAATTGAGGAATAATACGCAACAGCGATCGGTCTTACCCTCAAGGGATATGACATTTTAAATTCACTCTTGTTTTTTCTAACCATTTTCTCAATTGGTAATGTTTAGATATTTTTAATAATCTAAACATTACTTAGTTAAAATGACAACTAACAACTGCTCGTTAAAAGCGAAACTGAGTTCGCAAATTGCCGACAAAAACAGTGGGATTATCGTCAAAATTGTTAATGTTGTTGATGATATACAAAGCTGGAACAACGGCTATGTTCTCAGTTACGGGAAAGAAGTAACCCAACTCAATATCGTATTGAGTACCACCATTGCCACCACCAGATACAAGGAATTCGCGACCATCCAAAATATCAAAAGGCACAACAAACGATATCGTCGCCATTGCGCCGCGCTTGCCTAAATCTGGAAAAGCAAGTCCCGCTTGAATATTTTGTGCGTTAATATTTCCATCCTCTCTTCCAGGCGTAATGGGATCTAAATGGGCGCTGGTATAGTAATAGCGTCCAAAGATACCAAAGCCCCTAGTAATTAACCAATCAAAGTTAACCCCAAAAGTATCCGAAGTGGCATCGTGGAGGCGTCCGCCAAAACCATCATCCGCTACCCCAACAATAGGCTGAAAAGCAATTTGTCCGTCTTGATTTCTAGAAATATTACTACGCTGGTACAGCAGGCGTAAATTGGCAGTTTTAACGGGTTTAAATGTGACTTCGGCGGTAATTGTATCGGCACCGTTAAACAAACCCCTGTTCGGATCGGATGCTGGACGAACACCCGGCAAAAATTCAATACTCTCTGTCAGATAGCCAGCACGCAATTCAAATTGTTTGCTGATGTTCCACTCAATTATAGCTCCTGCGCCGCGCTTAGTGTAGGTTAAAAAAGTGCCGTTAATTGCGTTAAAAGTCGAACCCGTATTGAAAGGTAGGGTAAAAGCATTATCGTCAAAACGAGAATACCAATTTATTCTTGGGCCAATTGATAAACGCAGATTGTTGCTGACTGGGAAGGTATAAACTAAATCGCGAATAATTACTTGATTCGGATTTGCCCCAGCAGTCTGGTCGAAAAAATTAACACCAGTTGTGTTGAATTGACCGGCGGAAGCAATCTCATTTACAGGTGAGTTTCCATTTCCTGCCGCTAGGTTGATTAGCAGATTATCTTTGCCAGTAAAAGAGGTGTTGAATGAGAGCCACACTACGTAACTTAAAGTAGTTTGGGGGTCGTCTGCTTCTCTGACAAATGGTGTGTTATCGTCTAGTCGCGTGGCAGCGAAAGTATTTAACCCTTCGGCTTTGACTTTATCGCCGGCAATACTAGCTGTGGTGATATTGAAGCTGGCAAGACCGCTTAGTTTGGTAGTGGTGGAGAATTGCTGGGTTTCCAGTCTGGCGGTGCGTGCTTCCAGCGCATCTACGCGACCCCGCAGGGTGGAGAGTTCGGCCCGAAATTCTTCTTGCAAACGCCTGATGCGTTCTAAGTCTTCAGCGCTAACGTCCTGACGGATTGTACCGATCAGTTCTTGAATGCGATTTAAGCAAGCATTTAATCCGGCGGCAAATTCGTACCGAGTCATAGCGCGGTTGCCCCGGTAGGTGCGAT
This portion of the Aerosakkonema funiforme FACHB-1375 genome encodes:
- a CDS encoding S-layer protein; translation: MQLKMFAFATILAPLCLANLAQAQNSQPLDSDRQTAQARPTAEQVLNACVQNRADTLPIPFTDVSPNDWAFKAVMNLYYCGAIGPNTPPEVIEKLRNNTQQRSVLPSRDMTF
- a CDS encoding iron uptake porin, giving the protein MQKLFWQTLLFSPAILIAGCVISCEAIAQEVEPNLVQANSSSHQQVLDLSQDLKLIHSIDSIDRQQVPRPLNGEAIAQIAPLSELSPEPINSQPAPANRNKKNPMGQVTSVSQLSDVQPTDWAFQALQSLVERYGCIEGYPDRTYRGNRAMTRYEFAAGLNACLNRIQELIGTIRQDVSAEDLERIRRLQEEFRAELSTLRGRVDALEARTARLETQQFSTTTKLSGLASFNITTASIAGDKVKAEGLNTFAATRLDDNTPFVREADDPQTTLSYVVWLSFNTSFTGKDNLLINLAAGNGNSPVNEIASAGQFNTTGVNFFDQTAGANPNQVIIRDLVYTFPVSNNLRLSIGPRINWYSRFDDNAFTLPFNTGSTFNAINGTFLTYTKRGAGAIIEWNISKQFELRAGYLTESIEFLPGVRPASDPNRGLFNGADTITAEVTFKPVKTANLRLLYQRSNISRNQDGQIAFQPIVGVADDGFGGRLHDATSDTFGVNFDWLITRGFGIFGRYYYTSAHLDPITPGREDGNINAQNIQAGLAFPDLGKRGAMATISFVVPFDILDGREFLVSGGGNGGTQYDIELGYFFPVTENIAVVPALYIINNINNFDDNPTVFVGNLRTQFRF